A stretch of the Poseidonibacter parvus genome encodes the following:
- a CDS encoding STAS/SEC14 domain-containing protein: protein MLKVDLKQKESIVILEPDGDLCKSDFKRASAIIDPYILENDKLNGLIIHVESFPSWDSFSSLLEHLKFVNNHHEKISYLAFVTDSSLGIFAEKFMDFFIGAEIKTFPFNDMQKAKDWILQLDNEK from the coding sequence ATGTTAAAAGTTGATTTAAAACAAAAAGAATCTATTGTTATTTTGGAACCTGATGGTGACTTATGTAAGAGTGATTTTAAAAGAGCTAGTGCAATAATTGATCCATATATTTTAGAAAATGACAAACTTAATGGTCTTATTATTCATGTTGAATCTTTTCCTTCTTGGGATAGCTTTTCATCTTTACTTGAGCATTTAAAATTTGTTAATAATCATCACGAAAAAATATCTTATCTTGCTTTTGTAACAGATTCTAGTTTAGGAATTTTTGCAGAAAAGTTTATGGATTTTTTTATTGGTGCAGAAATAAAAACTTTTCCTTTTAATGATATGCAAAAAGCAAAAGATTGGATTTTACAATTGGATAATGAAAAATAA
- a CDS encoding ABC-F family ATP-binding cassette domain-containing protein, protein MIELSNISKSYAQKELFSNLNFRLNSGNKIGLVGRNGSGKSTLFKIILGEEHSDDGTISIPKGYKIGSLKQHLVFTEKTVRQEGALALSEEDQYNVYKVEKILFGLGFTQDDLEKDPMSFSGGYQIRINLAKLLVTEPNLLLLDEPTNYLDILSLRWLKSFLKTFPGEVIIITHDRNFMDSVTTHTMGLVRRNLEIIPGNTHKFYAQLASNDEHFEKQKLSQDRKRKELEEFIAKNKARASTAAQAQSKQKELDKMEDLGSLVHDSTLDFDFNYKDTPAKVLLDIKDVSFGYSSDNILFKDISFTLKKGETLGIIGKNGKGKSTLLNVIAGELKQLSGKVDYHGSSTFGHFGQTNIDHLNPANTIMDEIYLGNPKLPEAIVRGISASMMFTGDDIKKKVSLLSGGEKSRVMLGKILATDVNILFLDEPTNHLDMESIDSLTKAIENFDGSCIVVTHSEELLRRVCDRLIIFSKGGADYFDGGYDDFLEKIGWEDEDLGEKVKKAPKINKKDNKKQRTFLINERNKLTSPLKKKVDKLESEIMEIEDIIETEQHELIQASNAGDNSKVIELSKTVRENEQKVEDKFEELEISQLKLDEITEEYEEKLNHL, encoded by the coding sequence ATGATAGAGCTATCAAATATTTCAAAATCTTATGCACAAAAAGAGTTGTTTTCAAATTTAAATTTTAGATTAAATTCTGGAAATAAAATTGGATTAGTAGGAAGAAATGGTAGTGGAAAATCTACACTATTTAAGATAATATTAGGCGAAGAACATAGTGATGATGGAACTATAAGCATTCCAAAAGGTTATAAAATTGGTTCACTTAAACAGCATTTAGTTTTTACTGAAAAAACTGTAAGACAAGAGGGTGCTTTAGCTTTAAGTGAAGAAGACCAATATAATGTTTATAAAGTAGAAAAAATTCTGTTTGGGCTTGGTTTTACACAAGATGATTTAGAAAAAGATCCTATGAGTTTCTCAGGTGGTTATCAAATTAGAATCAATCTTGCAAAACTTTTAGTTACTGAACCAAACTTACTTTTACTCGATGAGCCTACAAACTACCTTGATATTCTTTCTTTAAGATGGTTAAAATCTTTTCTAAAAACATTTCCTGGTGAAGTAATCATTATTACACATGATAGAAACTTTATGGATAGTGTAACTACTCATACAATGGGATTAGTTCGAAGAAACTTAGAGATAATACCAGGAAATACTCATAAGTTTTATGCACAATTAGCAAGTAATGATGAACATTTTGAAAAACAAAAACTTTCACAAGATAGAAAAAGAAAAGAGCTTGAAGAGTTTATTGCTAAAAATAAAGCGAGAGCTTCAACAGCAGCACAAGCACAATCAAAACAAAAAGAGCTAGATAAAATGGAAGATTTGGGTTCACTTGTTCATGATAGTACTTTAGATTTTGATTTTAATTACAAAGATACTCCTGCAAAAGTTTTACTTGATATTAAAGATGTAAGCTTTGGTTATAGTAGTGATAATATTTTATTTAAAGATATCTCTTTTACATTAAAAAAAGGCGAAACATTAGGAATCATTGGAAAAAATGGTAAGGGTAAATCTACACTATTAAATGTAATAGCAGGTGAATTAAAACAATTAAGTGGGAAAGTTGATTATCATGGAAGCTCAACTTTTGGTCATTTTGGGCAAACAAATATTGATCATTTAAATCCAGCAAATACTATTATGGATGAAATTTATTTAGGTAATCCAAAACTCCCAGAAGCAATTGTACGAGGTATATCAGCTTCAATGATGTTTACAGGAGATGATATAAAAAAGAAAGTATCACTTCTTTCAGGTGGAGAAAAATCAAGAGTAATGCTTGGAAAAATTTTAGCTACTGATGTTAATATTTTGTTTCTTGATGAGCCTACAAACCACCTTGATATGGAATCTATTGATTCTTTAACAAAAGCAATTGAGAATTTCGATGGCTCTTGTATTGTTGTAACGCATAGTGAAGAGTTACTTCGTAGAGTTTGTGATAGACTGATAATCTTCTCAAAAGGTGGAGCAGATTACTTTGATGGTGGATATGATGACTTCTTAGAAAAAATTGGTTGGGAAGATGAAGATTTAGGAGAAAAAGTTAAAAAAGCTCCTAAAATAAATAAAAAAGATAATAAGAAACAAAGAACATTTTTGATTAATGAAAGAAATAAATTAACATCACCATTAAAGAAAAAAGTTGATAAGTTAGAGTCTGAAATTATGGAAATTGAAGACATAATCGAAACAGAACAACACGAACTAATTCAAGCATCGAATGCAGGTGATAACTCAAAAGTAATTGAACTATCAAAAACTGTACGAGAAAATGAACAAAAAGTTGAAGATAAATTCGAAGAATTAGAAATTTCACAATTAAAACTTGATGAAATTACAGAAGAATACGAAGAAAAATTAAATCACTTATAA
- a CDS encoding RidA family protein codes for MITRKEVNERMSRVVEHNGTVYLAGIVSDDKTLDIKGQAQRVLAIAEKRLEDIGSSKHDILRVEIFVKDIYRDFAGFNSVWDEWVSKENPPARACVETNMASVETLVEIIVTAAKS; via the coding sequence ATGATAACAAGAAAAGAAGTAAATGAAAGAATGAGTAGGGTAGTTGAACACAATGGAACAGTATATTTAGCTGGAATCGTATCAGATGATAAAACATTAGATATCAAAGGACAAGCGCAAAGAGTTTTAGCAATCGCTGAAAAAAGACTTGAAGATATTGGAAGCTCAAAGCATGACATTTTAAGAGTTGAAATTTTTGTAAAAGATATTTATAGAGATTTTGCTGGATTTAACTCTGTTTGGGACGAATGGGTTTCAAAAGAAAATCCTCCTGCACGTGCTTGTGTTGAAACAAATATGGCAAGTGTTGAAACTTTAGTTGAAATTATTGTAACAGCTGCTAAGTCTTAA
- a CDS encoding FkbM family methyltransferase — MNLVGLDYINEKDKKLVELFISDSKIKKYILGINKLGKCVAKQIEVDGIIDDFSRVHTSRKKSILQIEEVPKDSIILVTASGSPLEVKNKLDELGYTHFNYLALIKYSKLDLVHPPFIMDFKEDFLKNESKYKQTYDLLEDEKSKEVFTKVINFKISFDLDFMEGFTNNHEEQYFDKDIIPKIENINFVDGGAYIGDTLPQIIKEFPDYNKIYCIEPNNLHIGIAKKNFPNQRDIKFINCGLGKEEIKAIQEQEVKDNCYHDYQAEDINTLDNLIKEKVDFIKLDIEGAEQDAIMGSKQTILKYHPILAICIYHKAQDWYKVPQIVLEIRNDYKVFIRHYMEGIYESVMYFIPNK; from the coding sequence ATGAATTTAGTAGGACTTGATTATATTAATGAAAAAGATAAAAAGTTAGTTGAACTTTTTATCTCTGATTCAAAAATAAAGAAATATATTCTAGGAATCAATAAGCTTGGTAAATGCGTAGCAAAACAAATTGAAGTTGATGGTATTATCGATGATTTTTCAAGAGTTCATACTTCTAGAAAAAAATCTATTCTACAAATTGAAGAAGTTCCTAAAGACTCTATTATTCTTGTAACTGCATCAGGAAGTCCTCTTGAAGTAAAAAATAAACTAGATGAGCTAGGATATACACACTTTAACTATCTTGCACTTATAAAATATTCAAAACTTGATTTAGTTCACCCTCCTTTTATTATGGATTTTAAAGAAGATTTTCTAAAAAATGAATCAAAATACAAACAAACTTATGATTTATTAGAAGATGAAAAATCAAAAGAAGTATTTACTAAAGTAATCAACTTTAAAATATCATTTGATTTAGACTTTATGGAGGGTTTTACTAATAATCATGAAGAACAATATTTCGATAAAGATATCATTCCTAAAATTGAAAATATAAACTTCGTTGATGGTGGAGCTTATATTGGAGATACTCTTCCTCAAATAATAAAAGAATTTCCTGACTATAATAAAATATATTGTATTGAACCAAATAATTTACATATAGGAATTGCTAAAAAAAACTTTCCAAATCAAAGAGATATAAAGTTCATAAACTGTGGATTAGGAAAAGAAGAGATTAAGGCTATACAAGAACAAGAAGTAAAAGATAATTGCTACCATGACTATCAAGCTGAAGATATAAACACTTTAGATAATCTAATAAAAGAAAAAGTAGATTTTATAAAACTTGATATTGAAGGTGCAGAGCAAGATGCAATTATGGGTTCAAAACAAACTATATTAAAATATCACCCTATTCTTGCCATTTGTATCTATCATAAAGCCCAAGATTGGTACAAAGTACCACAAATAGTACTAGAAATTAGAAATGATTATAAGGTCTTTATACGGCATTATATGGAAGGTATATACGAAAGTGTTATGTATTTTATTCCAAATAAATAG
- a CDS encoding DUF234 domain-containing protein: METAIKYFTIFGGLDIKIDTTIPLKELIEKEILNKYSYLKNELTLFTGGYNVDQAILSGIALGDRRTTTSFKRAFVSFEEGMKCVEKLSERGVIEVEASQHFITNQRGDNKVAKKLLFTTPFLRFWYAFISPIYKGIKEGKYEEFYKNYENREAEFTDFVFEELCLELLTDLYKDDKLKNSGKYWDENNNIDLIARTTSGKLIAASCKYSNSKVKKSELTNLKNTCKEIGFEPDIFVLFTKTGFSNELKSLKGDTLKLYTEKSFKLLLED; the protein is encoded by the coding sequence ATGGAAACTGCCATTAAATACTTCACAATCTTTGGAGGTTTAGATATAAAAATTGATACAACTATTCCTTTAAAAGAATTAATTGAAAAAGAAATTTTAAACAAATACTCATACTTAAAAAATGAACTTACACTTTTTACAGGTGGTTATAATGTTGACCAAGCCATTTTAAGTGGAATAGCACTTGGTGATAGAAGAACAACTACATCTTTTAAAAGAGCTTTTGTAAGCTTTGAAGAAGGTATGAAATGTGTTGAAAAATTAAGTGAACGTGGAGTTATTGAAGTTGAAGCTTCACAACACTTTATCACAAATCAAAGAGGTGATAATAAAGTTGCTAAAAAGCTATTATTTACAACTCCATTTTTAAGATTTTGGTATGCTTTTATTTCTCCAATTTATAAAGGAATTAAAGAAGGTAAGTATGAAGAGTTTTATAAAAACTATGAAAACAGAGAAGCTGAATTTACAGATTTTGTTTTTGAAGAATTATGTCTTGAATTACTAACAGATCTTTATAAAGATGATAAGTTAAAAAATAGTGGTAAATATTGGGATGAAAACAATAATATTGATTTAATAGCAAGAACAACATCAGGAAAATTAATAGCAGCCTCTTGTAAATATTCAAACTCAAAAGTTAAAAAAAGTGAACTTACAAATTTAAAAAATACTTGTAAAGAAATAGGTTTTGAACCTGATATCTTTGTACTATTTACAAAAACTGGTTTTTCAAATGAATTAAAATCTTTAAAAGGTGATACTTTAAAACTGTATACAGAAAAAAGTTTTAAACTTTTACTTGAAGATTAA
- a CDS encoding YaiI/YqxD family protein, producing the protein MILYIDGDAFPNLLKPIVIRAIERLKLETIVIANKKINIGKSQYVKYMIVEAGADEADNKIVELLKENDLVITADIPLADRVISKKAHAIDHRGAMYTEDNIKQYLAYRNLMQEIRDSGEMTKGPAAFSAKDSQQFANSLNSFLQKYK; encoded by the coding sequence ATGATATTATATATAGATGGAGATGCTTTCCCGAACCTTTTAAAACCTATTGTTATAAGAGCAATTGAAAGATTAAAACTTGAAACAATTGTAATAGCAAATAAAAAAATAAATATAGGAAAATCACAATATGTAAAATATATGATTGTAGAAGCAGGAGCCGATGAAGCTGATAATAAAATCGTTGAACTATTAAAAGAAAATGATTTAGTAATAACAGCAGATATTCCTCTAGCAGATAGAGTTATATCTAAAAAAGCACATGCAATTGATCATAGAGGTGCTATGTATACAGAAGATAATATAAAACAGTATCTTGCATACAGAAACCTTATGCAAGAAATACGAGATAGTGGAGAAATGACAAAAGGCCCTGCTGCTTTTAGCGCTAAAGATTCACAACAATTTGCAAACTCTTTAAACAGTTTTTTGCAAAAATACAAATAG
- a CDS encoding murein hydrolase activator EnvC family protein — translation MMNKILFLLLFIFSSISFSSTQVIDKKIKSNKSNLNKSASKKKQTSQKVKSLANKIADQNKNIIKLEKDIKKVNSDINEHEVLLEESKSKLAQLRTKSSNLIKEKKGNEEQIVDTIIEDFSTSIALKLASKNTLGELIDSEIYTILSENSKDQILKLDNNYDLLTNNTKINKKKIEKISSYIEKRKKTKKTLNTLKNKHSKSLVNLEDQHKSYQKELKKVVEQQESLKKLLSNLNILKEAELKKERIRRAKIQRLLALKKKKAEAKKRRNAKKSKSKSKTQAKEETIQTAEVRNQKYAKNLNLDVKKIGSSTSGVKVVRYRGKRTIAPLKSFNVVKKFGTYYDPIYKIKLFNESIVLKTKRPKAKVVSVLNGKVVYAKKNSGMLENVVIIQHENGLHTIYSHLDEIAPTLKVGKWIKKGYVVGRVNKNLTFQATKNSAHINPKDLFRI, via the coding sequence ATGATGAATAAAATATTATTCTTACTGCTATTTATTTTTAGTAGTATTTCATTTTCATCAACACAAGTAATTGATAAAAAAATTAAAAGTAATAAAAGTAACTTAAATAAAAGTGCATCAAAGAAGAAACAAACATCACAAAAAGTAAAATCTCTTGCAAATAAAATTGCAGATCAAAATAAAAATATTATTAAGTTAGAAAAAGATATAAAAAAAGTAAACTCAGATATTAATGAACATGAAGTTTTATTAGAAGAATCAAAATCAAAACTTGCTCAACTAAGAACAAAATCTTCAAACTTAATAAAAGAAAAAAAAGGTAACGAAGAACAAATAGTTGATACTATTATTGAAGACTTTTCTACCTCTATTGCACTCAAATTAGCTTCTAAAAATACGCTAGGAGAGTTAATTGATAGCGAGATATATACTATTCTTTCAGAAAATTCTAAAGATCAAATTTTAAAACTTGATAATAACTATGATTTACTAACAAACAATACAAAAATAAATAAAAAGAAAATTGAAAAAATCTCTTCTTATATTGAAAAAAGAAAGAAAACAAAAAAGACATTAAATACTCTAAAAAATAAGCACTCTAAGTCTTTAGTTAATTTAGAAGATCAACACAAGTCATATCAAAAAGAATTAAAAAAAGTTGTAGAACAGCAAGAATCACTTAAAAAACTTTTATCAAATTTAAATATTTTAAAAGAAGCAGAACTAAAAAAAGAAAGAATTAGAAGAGCAAAAATTCAAAGACTTCTTGCATTAAAAAAGAAAAAAGCAGAAGCGAAAAAAAGAAGAAATGCAAAGAAAAGTAAAAGCAAAAGTAAAACGCAAGCAAAAGAAGAAACAATTCAAACAGCAGAAGTAAGAAACCAAAAATATGCTAAAAATTTAAACTTGGATGTAAAGAAAATAGGTTCTTCTACTTCAGGTGTTAAAGTTGTTAGATATAGAGGTAAAAGAACAATAGCTCCATTAAAATCTTTTAATGTAGTTAAAAAGTTTGGAACATATTATGACCCTATTTATAAAATTAAACTATTCAATGAATCTATTGTTTTAAAGACAAAAAGACCAAAAGCAAAGGTTGTATCTGTTTTAAATGGAAAAGTAGTATATGCAAAGAAGAACTCAGGAATGCTTGAAAATGTTGTGATAATACAACATGAAAATGGACTACATACTATTTATTCACATTTAGATGAAATTGCACCAACACTAAAGGTTGGTAAATGGATTAAAAAAGGTTATGTAGTAGGAAGAGTGAACAAAAACTTAACATTTCAAGCAACAAAAAATTCAGCACATATTAACCCAAAAGATTTATTTAGAATTTGA
- a CDS encoding cell division protein FtsX has translation MKFLKNIFAFLIPLCAMLLTFSLYLLIDNVVENYKKKISRDYSIVIVTNTPLIKENIDELAGIKVERIQTLPNEKIINDIKSNLSTSSVELLKKKLPHFYQIYLEVFPTTSELETIKETLLQNKNIRKVEVFYKNHNQTYLLLVLLSSISFILFFIITIFAIIIIAKQIKLWFHEHSTRIAILRLHGASVLYSASTVLNYAIISSFLAFLIVGAFLYYISNNMILLFPIELHEIINVQIDLNYELFKLFILSFTISIFTILGVLLKYKINDE, from the coding sequence ATGAAGTTTCTTAAAAATATATTTGCTTTTTTAATTCCTTTATGTGCGATGCTTCTTACATTTTCACTATATTTATTAATTGATAATGTAGTAGAAAATTACAAGAAGAAAATATCAAGAGACTATTCAATAGTAATAGTTACAAACACACCATTGATTAAAGAAAACATAGATGAATTAGCAGGTATAAAAGTTGAAAGAATTCAAACCTTACCTAATGAAAAAATTATAAATGACATAAAATCAAATCTATCTACTAGTTCAGTAGAGTTATTAAAAAAGAAACTTCCGCATTTTTATCAAATATATTTAGAAGTTTTCCCAACTACAAGTGAACTTGAAACTATAAAAGAAACTCTACTTCAGAATAAAAATATAAGAAAAGTAGAAGTTTTTTATAAAAACCATAATCAAACTTATTTACTTTTAGTTCTTTTAAGTAGTATCTCTTTTATACTATTTTTTATTATTACAATTTTTGCAATTATAATAATTGCAAAACAAATTAAACTATGGTTTCATGAACATAGCACTAGAATTGCAATTTTAAGATTACATGGTGCATCTGTTTTATATAGTGCCTCTACTGTTTTAAACTATGCAATTATAAGTTCATTTTTAGCTTTCTTAATTGTTGGTGCTTTCTTATATTATATTTCAAATAATATGATTTTGCTATTTCCAATTGAGTTACATGAGATAATAAATGTTCAAATTGATTTAAATTATGAACTATTTAAACTATTTATTTTATCTTTTACTATTTCAATTTTTACAATACTTGGTGTATTGTTAAAGTATAAAATAAATGATGAATAA
- a CDS encoding cell division ATP-binding protein FtsE — protein sequence MLEAKNIYLSYDDNKYIIKKGNFSIKPKEFIFIGGNSGSGKSTLLKSFYGEIPLKHGSLKIDGVEVFGIKGKRLRVLRKDIGVIFQDYKLVNEYTIEENIMIPLKINGYSNEISKDQAKKLLSHVKLSHRAGYYPNELSGGEQQRVAVARALAHNPKIIIADEPTGNLDDYSAEVVWNLLKGANEQLGITIVVVTHRVPKNLGIKFRQLSLEDGMVYEVS from the coding sequence ATGCTTGAAGCTAAAAATATATACTTATCTTATGATGATAATAAATATATTATAAAAAAAGGAAACTTTTCTATTAAACCAAAAGAATTCATCTTTATTGGTGGAAATTCAGGTAGTGGGAAATCTACTTTATTAAAATCTTTTTATGGAGAAATTCCATTAAAACATGGTAGTTTAAAAATTGATGGTGTTGAAGTTTTTGGTATAAAAGGGAAAAGACTTAGAGTTTTAAGAAAAGATATTGGAGTAATTTTTCAAGACTATAAACTTGTAAATGAATATACAATTGAAGAAAATATTATGATTCCATTAAAAATTAATGGCTATTCAAATGAAATATCAAAAGACCAAGCTAAAAAACTACTATCACATGTAAAACTATCACATCGTGCGGGATATTATCCAAACGAATTAAGTGGTGGAGAGCAACAAAGAGTTGCAGTTGCAAGAGCTTTAGCACATAATCCAAAAATAATCATTGCAGATGAACCAACAGGAAATCTTGATGATTATTCAGCTGAAGTTGTATGGAATTTATTAAAAGGTGCAAATGAACAACTTGGAATTACAATAGTTGTTGTAACACATAGAGTTCCTAAAAACTTAGGAATAAAATTTAGACAGTTATCTTTAGAGGATGGTATGGTATATGAAGTTTCTTAA
- the trmB gene encoding tRNA (guanosine(46)-N7)-methyltransferase TrmB, which translates to MPHIVFNKAELINTPSSKDGVDFKFIAKSYNFTSHQRNTEYKIAVKNENKDFLLTLKDKDDDQMIKIDKITRVAPITVVKDALNAYTDSIKPTIVFSNTHSIHQKAPPQKEFLKDINYFVDEFQTDKEIQIEVGFGSGRHLLHQAKNNPNIQFIGLEIHTPSIEQALKQMKMQDITNVLIVNYDARLFMEFIDSNKVGRIFVHFPVPWDKKPHRRIYSNEFINEALRVLKVEGTLELRTDSRKYFDYCTELLTNLPTGKITIDINKDLEISSKYEDRWKKQGKNIYDVVLLSHTEDKALVIEKDFTFDFEINYEEKISKLPTKSIVEKDFFVHIEDLFTILNEENSGLIQITMGNFDRPVSKYIIIRNGKLDYYQGSPLPTSSNIKAHKKLKEILN; encoded by the coding sequence ATGCCTCATATTGTATTTAACAAAGCAGAATTAATTAATACACCATCTTCAAAAGATGGTGTAGATTTTAAATTTATTGCAAAATCATATAACTTTACCTCACACCAAAGAAATACTGAATATAAAATTGCAGTTAAAAATGAAAACAAAGATTTTTTATTAACACTAAAAGATAAAGATGATGATCAAATGATCAAAATCGACAAGATAACAAGAGTTGCACCTATTACTGTTGTAAAGGATGCATTAAATGCATATACAGATTCTATTAAACCAACAATTGTATTTTCAAATACTCATAGTATTCATCAAAAAGCTCCACCTCAAAAAGAGTTTTTAAAAGATATCAACTATTTTGTTGATGAATTTCAAACAGATAAAGAAATACAAATTGAAGTTGGATTTGGTAGCGGAAGGCATCTTTTACATCAAGCAAAAAATAATCCTAATATTCAATTTATTGGTTTAGAAATTCATACTCCATCAATTGAACAAGCTTTAAAACAAATGAAAATGCAAGATATAACAAATGTATTGATTGTAAATTATGATGCAAGACTTTTCATGGAATTTATTGATTCAAATAAAGTAGGAAGAATATTCGTACACTTCCCTGTTCCTTGGGATAAAAAACCTCATAGAAGAATCTATTCAAATGAGTTTATAAATGAAGCATTAAGAGTTTTAAAAGTTGAAGGTACGCTTGAGCTTAGAACTGATAGTAGAAAGTATTTTGATTATTGTACTGAGTTATTAACAAACTTGCCTACTGGAAAAATTACAATTGACATAAACAAAGATTTAGAAATTTCAAGTAAATATGAAGATAGATGGAAAAAACAAGGTAAAAACATTTATGATGTCGTTTTATTATCTCATACAGAAGATAAAGCACTTGTAATCGAAAAAGATTTTACTTTTGATTTTGAAATCAATTATGAAGAAAAGATATCAAAACTTCCTACAAAATCAATTGTAGAAAAAGATTTCTTTGTACATATTGAGGATTTATTTACAATTCTAAATGAAGAAAATTCTGGTTTAATTCAAATTACAATGGGTAATTTTGATAGACCTGTAAGTAAATATATAATAATTAGAAATGGTAAATTAGATTACTATCAAGGTTCACCTCTTCCAACAAGCTCAAATATTAAAGCTCATAAAAAGCTAAAAGAGATTCTAAACTAA
- a CDS encoding RluA family pseudouridine synthase, with product MYKNFIVQEANRLDKFLASQIDASRNQIEQLIKKEFVKVDGKTVVKSGLKLKENQIIDVHFPQAEINPVKDEEFIKKSLEGKDVKIIYEDEDILVLNKPANLTIHDAPSVKDATLVDWLKLKKISLSTISGEERHGIVHRLDKGTTGVMVVAKTNEAHALLSEQLQDKTMGRYYLAITDLPLKDDVIVDKPIGRNANNRLKMSIEENGRNAKSAFKKIDLSKNENFELIAAKLFTGRTHQIRVHLSSMNRHILGDNLYGFKGDLNTINRFYLHAYNLYLIHPRSGELMTFKADLPDDMNEFLKKHFQMENIHDKIDANNIINSFTSFT from the coding sequence ATGTATAAAAATTTTATTGTTCAAGAAGCAAATAGATTAGATAAATTCTTAGCATCACAAATTGATGCTTCAAGAAATCAAATAGAACAACTTATAAAAAAAGAGTTTGTAAAAGTAGATGGTAAAACTGTTGTAAAATCAGGTTTAAAACTTAAAGAAAATCAAATAATCGATGTTCATTTTCCACAAGCAGAAATAAATCCAGTAAAAGATGAAGAATTTATTAAGAAATCTTTAGAAGGCAAAGATGTAAAAATAATTTATGAAGATGAAGATATTTTAGTATTAAATAAACCTGCAAATTTAACAATTCATGATGCACCAAGTGTAAAAGATGCAACACTAGTTGATTGGTTAAAATTGAAAAAAATATCCCTTTCCACTATTAGTGGCGAAGAAAGACATGGAATTGTTCATAGACTAGATAAAGGAACAACTGGCGTTATGGTTGTTGCAAAGACAAACGAAGCACACGCACTTTTATCAGAACAATTGCAAGATAAAACAATGGGTAGATATTACCTTGCTATTACTGATTTACCTTTAAAAGATGATGTAATAGTAGATAAACCAATTGGAAGAAATGCAAATAATAGACTTAAAATGTCAATTGAAGAAAATGGAAGAAATGCAAAGTCAGCATTTAAAAAAATTGATCTATCAAAAAATGAAAATTTTGAATTAATTGCAGCGAAATTATTCACAGGTAGAACTCATCAAATAAGAGTTCACTTAAGTTCGATGAATAGGCACATACTCGGTGATAATTTATATGGTTTTAAGGGCGATTTAAATACAATAAATAGATTTTATTTACATGCATATAATCTGTATTTAATTCATCCAAGAAGCGGAGAGTTAATGACATTTAAAGCGGATTTACCAGATGACATGAATGAATTTTTAAAAAAACATTTTCAAATGGAGAACATACATGACAAAATTGATGCAAACAACATCATTAACAGCTTTACTTCTTTTACTTAG